The genomic interval TTCTCGATGCGCGCGAGGATTCCCTCGGGATTTCCATGACGGTTATCGGGTACGATCATCCGGGGGTCCTGTCCATGATCACGGGCGTTCTCTCGGCCATGGGATTTCAGACCGTATCGGGCAGGATATTTTCTTCGAGCCGCGCGGCGCCGCTGCCGTCCGGGCGGCGGGTCATTATCGACCGATTCAGGGGCGCGCTGGCGGGCGCTATCTATTCCCCGCTCTGGATCGCCGATGTGCGCAGGCACGTGGCCGGATTTTTCGCCCTGCTCGAAAGGGGGGACGACGAATCGGCCGTACGGGCGCGCCGCTATGTCAACGAACTGGTTGCCGATTCCCTTCCCTCCAGGCTTGGTGCGCCGGAAATCTTCTATCCCATTTCGGTCGAAATGTTCCCCATACAGGCCCCCTCCACACTCATGCGCGTTACCGGCCAGGATACCCCGTACTTCCTTTACGCGCTCACGGGAGCGCTCGGTCTCCAGGGGATTGAAATAGAAGAGGTGGTTATCGAAACATCGGAAGGCGAGGCCACCGACGAAATAACGTTCGTCGATACGGCGGGGGGAAGCGTCATCGGAACGCGCAAACAGGACGAGATTACGTTCACCACCCTCCTGGCCAAGCAGTTCACCTATTTTCTCGCGGCCGCCCCCGATCCGTTCGAGGCGCTTGTGCGCTTCGAACTCCTGCTCGCCGATATTACCGGCCTCCCGGGACGTGAAGACTGGCGCGCCCTCATCGCGGATCCGCGGTTCATGAAAGACCTGGCGAAGCTCCTTGGCGCCAGCACCTTCCTGTGGGAGGACGTAGTGCGCCTGCAATACGAGACCGTGCTGCCGCTCCTGGGCGGAGGTCCGGACAGGGCGTTCGCATGTCCCCTGGGGCAGATCGACTCCCGTCTCGCGGAGGTCATGGACGGGCGCCGGGACTATGCGGAAAAGATCGCGGCCTTGAACGAATTCAAGGATCGCGAAATTTTCCTGATAGACCTCGACCACCTGCTTAACGCCGGCCGCGACTTCCGGTCCTTCGCCGAACATCTCACGGAACTGGCGGAAGCGGTCATTCGCGCGGCCGTGGGGGCGGCTTTTCGGGAGCTCGCCGCCCTGTACGGCGACCCGCGCACCGTTGCGGGGCTTGAAGCCCAGTACGCCGTCATGGCCCTGGGAAAGATGGGAGGAGCGGCCCTGGGCTACGCCTCGGATCTGGAACTCATGATCGTCTACAGCGACGCCGGTGAAACGAACGGCGGGACCCCCGTTCCCAACACCGAATATTTCGAGCGCATGGTACAGATGCTCGTCGCCGCCGTGCGCGCGAAAAGGGAAGGAATTTTCGAGATCGATCTCAGGCTCCGCCCCTATGGAGGAGACGGTCCCCTGGCCGTGAGCCTGGACGCCTTCTGCCGCTATTATGGCCTCCGGGGCGATGCGCGCTCCTGGGAGCGCCTTTCACTGGTCAGGATGCGCTGCATCGGGGGCGACCGGTCCTTTGGCGCCCGGCTCGAGCGGCTCAGGGACGAGTTCATTTACGGCGGGGGCTCCATCGATATCGGCGAGATTCACCGTTTGCGGGAGCGCCAGTTTAAAGAGCTCGCCGGTTTGCGCCCCAACGCGAAATACACCCCGGGGGCGCTCGCCGATCTCGAGTACGCGGTGCAGCTCCTGCAGGTGCGCTTCGGGTGGCAGAATCCCGCGCTCAGGACGCCGCGGATACACAGCGCCCTGGCGGGTCTCGCCCGGTGCGGGGTGCTCACCGCGGACGAAGGGGACGAGATTGGCGAGGCGTACGATTTTCTCCGGCGCCTCATCAACGGGCTTCGCATGCTTCGCGGAAACGCCCGCGATCTCTTCCTTCCCGCCCCGGGCTCACTGGAATACGGCCACGTGGCCCGTCGCATGGGCTATGGCTTCGCCGACGGTCTTTCTGCGGCGCAGCAGCTGCACGTTGACTTTGACACCCATACCGCGTTGGTGAGGGCCTTCATCACTCGCCATTTCGGCACGGAGGGCCTGCTCATAAGCGGGGAGGGGACGATAGCCGATCTTGTCGTCGCAGGAAGCGATTCCCCGGGGATCGATGCCGTCGCGGTTCTGGCGAGGTACGGATTCCAAAATTCAAAACGGGCGATGGAAAACCTGAAGCGCCTGTCCGGAAGAGCGGGGGATCGCGGGCGCTTCACCAGGTTATCCGTGCTCGCCGCGGATTTCATGCGGCAGTCGGCCGATCCGGACATGGCCCTGAACAATTGGGAGCGTTTCACCGAGGCCATAGGCGATCCGGCCGCTCACTTCCGCTCCATGTCGAGCCAGCCCCGTAAATTGGAGCTTCTCGCGGGCATCTTTGCCGCCAGCCAGTTCCTGGCGGACATCCTTATCGGTAACCCGGATTTTCTTGACTGGACCCTCGACCCGAACAATCTCTACCGGCCGCTTTCGAAAGATGCCCTGGTGCGCGAGCTTTCCGGCGGTCCGGGCTCAAGGGGTATCGACGACGAATGGCGCGCGCGTATTCGTCGTGTTAAACGACGCGAGATACTCCGTATAGGCACGCGGGACATCTGCCTGGGCATGCCCCTGGACGATATTGTATCGGACCTCTCGATCCTTGCCGACGCGTTCGTGGAGGCGAGCGTTGCCAGGAGCGCGAGACTGCCCGGATGGGCCCTCCGGAGCGACTATTCCGTCATTGCACTCGGTAAACTCGGCGGCGCGGAGCTCAATTACAGCTCCGATATCGATCTCCTCCTGGTTGTCGACCGGGAAGGCGAGGCGGCGGAAGAGGCCGCACTCATGGAGCGCCTGATCGATGACCTTTCGAGGCAGACCGGCGATGGGTACGCCTACCGGGTGGATATTCGATTGCGTCCGCATGGCAGCGCAGGCCCCATGGCGAGCGGCATAGGGGCGCTGGAGGAATACTACGGGCGCATCGCCTCGCTTTGGGAACTGCAGGCGCTCATCAAGGCGCGGTCCGTGGCGGGGAACGAACGGGCGGGGCGCGCATTCGTCGACCGGGTGCGGCCGATCGTGGCGGCGCGGCGGCGAGGCGAGGAGATCGCGCAAAGCATCGCCCGCATGCGCGACCTGGCCGAGCTCGGGCAGAACCGGGGGCTTTCCCACGGATTTGACGTAAAAAACGGCATCGGGGGGATACGCGACATCGAATTCGCGGTCCAGGGACTGCAGCTCGCCGCCCTGTGGGAATATCCGGAGTTGTACCAGGGGAACACGCGAAAGGCGCTGGCGCTGCTCCGGGACCGTGGACTTATAAGCGCCGGGGAGGCTGGGCAACTGGACGAGGGATATACCCTGCTGAGAAGCATTGAGCATTGTCTCCAGCTTTTTGAAGACCGGCAGGTGCACGCGCTCCCCCTCGATGCCGCCGAGTTATCCGGCCTCGCCCGGCGCGTGAGCCGGGGCGGAGAATCGGCGACCGTATTTCTTGACCGCGTGGAAAAATGCAGCAGGGGAATCCGCGATATTTATAACCGGACGCTTCACAGGATTTCAGAAGACAGGCTAGGGGCTTCCATTTAATTGAACTGATCATTACCCACATCACAAAACTGCCTCAGGAGGCCCCCTAAATCCCCCGGAGGGGGACTTCGACAATCGGCAGAATATGCATTTACTATCCTTGGCGAATGTCGTTGCCCCGGGGGGTATGGGGGGTGTCTTGTGGGTAATGGGTAGATTAATTGAAAGGGGCCGTCCCGATTGGAGGACGGCCCCTGATGGTCATAATGCAACCGGACGAACGGGACAAGGCTTCACCCTATCGCGTCGCCGCCGCGTTCGTCGGTACGGATGCGTATGCAGTCGTTGAGGTCGAGGATGAAAATCTTGCCGTCCCCGATCTCGCCCTCGCGCGCGCCGCGCTTGATCGCCTGCACGGTGCGCTCGACGTACGCCTCGTTGACGGCCACCTCGATCTTCACCTTGCGCAAGAGGTTCCCGACCTCCTTGACGCCGCGATACACCTCCGTGATCCCTTTCTGGCGTCCGCAGCCGAGCACCTCGCTCACCGTCTTCAAATAAATTTCTTCCTTGTCAAGCTCGGCAAGCACGTCCTCGAGCTTGTGGGGCCTGATGATTGCGATGATATACTTCATGAATAGTCCTCCTGGTTGACTGTATTCCGGGTCTCGCGCTACTCGTGGAGCGTATAGCCGGTTTCACCGTGCTGCGTGAGGTCGAGCCCTATGTTCTCGGAACGCTGCTCGACGCGCATTCCCACGAGCTTGTCGACGACCTTGTAGAGAATGAAGGTCATGACCGCGGAGTAACCCACGGCGACGATCGTGGTGATGAATTGGACCAACAGCTGGTGGGCGTTTCCGTAGAAGAGGCCGTCGTTTCCCGCGGCATTGATGCTCTTGGTCGCGAAGAGTCCCGTGGCCAGGGCACCGATAATACCCCCCACACCGTGAACACCGAATACGTCAAGGGAGTCGTCGTACCCGAATTTCGCCTTGACCTTCGTGACGAAGAAGAAGCAGACCACTCCCGCCATCCCGCCTATGGCCAGCGCCGCCAAGGGGGTGACGTAACCGGCGGCGGGGGTTACCGCGACGAGTCCCGCGACCAGGCCGGTCGCCACGCCGAGCATTGTGGGCACTTCATTCAGGGTCCAGTCCAGGATCATCCACGTGAGGCCTGCCGCGGCGGCGGCGGTGTTGGTGTTGACGAACGCGGACACGGCGAGTCCGCCCGCCGATCCGGCGCTTCCCGCGTTGAAGCCGAACCATCCGAACCACAGCATGCCCGCTCCCAGCACCGCGAACGGAAGGTTGTGGGGCGCGTAATGGCGTTCACCGCCGTGCCGCTTTCCGAGCAGGAGGATGAAGACCAGGGCCGCGACACCCGCGTTCACGTGGATCACCGTGCCGCCCGCGAAATCAAGCGCTCCCATCGATGCCAGCCAGCCGTCCTTCGCCCATACCCAGTGGGCCAGGGGATCGTACACCAGCGTCGCCCAGAGCAGGGTGAACAGCATGAAACCCGAGAACTTGATCCTTTCGACGAATGCGCCGATTATCAGCGCCGGCGTGATGACCGCGAACATCATCTGGAAAGCCATGAAAAGCTGGTGGGGAACCGTGTTGAAATAGGTGTCGTGCGGTTCCAGGCCCACGCCCGCAAGGCCCAGCCAGTCGAGCCCTCCGATAAATCCGCCCTTGTCGGGGCCGAACGAAATGCTGTAGCCGAAGAGTACCCACTGCACCGATATGAGGCATAGTATGGCCATGCACTGCATGAGAACGGAAAGCACGTTTTTCTTGCGTACAAGCCCCCCGTAGAAAAAGGCAAGCATAGGCGTCATCATCATAACCAGGGCGGTAGCGATAAGCACCCATACGACGTCGCTGGAAACGATTTTATCCATGTAGGCTCCTCCGAATTTAGTGAGAATAATTGTTAAGGATAATTAAACTTCAGAGCAGGAAACTGTCAAAAAATTACATCGAACGCGGCGGCCGGGGGACGCAATTTAACATGGAGGTAATATAGCGAAAAAAATCGGGCGCGAATATTTCAGGCGTGTTAAATTATGCGGGCGATGTGCGGAAAAAATTTCGCGGCACTAAGGATTTAACGTTAGGCGATATTGCGAATTAATGACGGCTGATAAAAAGGCGGGCGATACCCGGGGGGTCGCATCCCCCCGGGTAACCGCCCGCACCATGCTCATTCGACCGGATGCGGCTGTTCAGTACGGTTATTCGCCCTTGAATTCGGGCTTCCGCTTCTGCGCGAACGCCGTCATTCCCTCGATCATGTCCTTGGTCGAGAAAAGCTTCACGAGCTCCTCGCGCTCCATTTTCAGGTGCTGTTCCGGAGAGATGCCGGGGCTTATCGAGGTGATCTTCAAGAGCGCCTTCACGCAGATCGGGGGCCTTGCCGCGAGCTCGCTGGCGAAGGCGAGGGCCTCTTCCATGAGCTTCCCGTCGTCGCACACGCGGTCGACGAGGCCGATCCGGAGCGCCTCCGCGGCATCTATCTGAGTCCCCATGATCATGAGCTCAAGGGCCTTCGATTTTCCCACCAGGCGGGGAAGGCGCAGCGTGCCCCCGTAACCGGGAATGATGCCCAGGTTCGTCTCGGTCTGGCCTATGCGGGCGGTCTTCTTTATGAAACGGAAATGGCATGAGAGCGCGAGCTCGGCGCCGCCGCCCAGGGCGTGGCCGTTTATCGCGGCGATCACCGGCTTCGAATAATCCTCGATCTTGTTCCAGACGTCCTGGCCCCGCTTAAGGAAATCGACGGGACCATAGTCACCGAATCCCCCCGAGAGGTCGGCGCCCGCGCTGAATATCCTGTCGCCGGAGCCCGTGATGACGAGCGCCCGTATCTCCCTGTTCGTCTCGATGAAATCGAGTTGCCTGCGTATTCCCTCGAAGACCTCGTTGCTGAGCTGGTTTGCCTTGGGCTTGTTTATGGTGAGTATGCCCACGGGGCCGCGCTGTTCGAAGAGAATTGCTTCGGGGCCGGCGGGCTTCGCCGCCGGCGAAGCCTTTTTCCCCATGGTCTTGAACGAACCGTCCCTGATCTCGGGCTCGGGCTTGAGCATGTCGAGCCCGTAGCGCGCCGCCATGGCCTCCAGCGCGTCCACGATCTGTTTCGGCTCTATCCCCCGCGGCAAGCGCGAAGGGGCCCGCGAACGCGTTCATGCCGAACTGCACGGCGGTATCGATGTCCTCGACCGACTGCGCGATGCCTTCCTTGAATACCTTCACCGCTTCGTTCACCTGGACGGAGAGCAGGTGGATTGGGGTGACGTCGGCGCTGTCCTTCGAAGTATCGATGATGGCCTTCCCGTCCTTCCATTCATAGATGCCCTTGCCGCTTTTCATCCCCAGCTCGCCCTTTGAAATCTTGCCGGAAAGGAATTTGCCCGGCTTGTACTGCGGCGACAGGGTTTTCGAGTAATAGTCGAGCGTGTGGCAGAACACATCCAGGCCCACGAAATCCGCGGTCTCGAACGGGGCCATCTTCGCGCCCAGCTTCTTCATTCCCGCGTCGAGCTCGTCCGGCCTTATTTTGCCCTCGTCCAGTATCGCGGAAAGGAGCGCCTGGTTGGGGGCGCTTATCCTGTTCACGATGAAACCGGGACGGTCTTTTAAAACCTTGACGGGGAGCTTGTCGAACCGCCGGGTCACCTGGGCGAGGAGTTCCGCCGCGTCCTCGCCGGTTTTTTCGCCGTAGATAATCTCGACCAGCTTCATGCGCGTCACCGGGTTGAAGAAGTGCATCCCCAGGAAGCGCGAGGGATTGTCGACCACGCCCCCGATCTCGGATACGCTCATGGTCGAGGTGTTGGTCGCGAGTATCGCGTCCGCCGGCGCCAGGTCCGATATTTCTTTGAACACGCTCTTTTTCAAATCCATGATCTCGGGAACGGCCTCTATGACTATCTGCGCATCGGCCACCGCCTTCTTCATGTCGGTCGTGGTCCTGATGCGCTCGCCGGCCATGGCGCGCATCTCTTCCGCTTTCATCTTACCCTTGTCGACCAGGAACTGCAGGCCCTCCCTGATCTTCGCGATCCCGTTGTCCAGGAATTCCTGCTTGATGTCGCGCATGACGACCTCGTACCCGGCCATGGCGCACACCTGGGCGATACCGTGGCCCATCGCGCCCGAACCGATCACCGCAATCTTTTTCACGTCCTCAGCTTTCATGGCAGACTCCTTTATGCTTGATTTTTGTCCCCGGCCGGTGATACGAACGCCCGCCTTCTCACCGCGCGCATCGCGGCCTGACCGGGATAACGGGAATGCAGGGAAAGCCGATCGTCCGGCGAAATTCCCGCGTAGTTGTGACTGTCAACAAAATTGTATAATAGGGTGCTGAATTAGTACACCAATTAATTGGGCATAACGGCACTATTTGCGGGGGCGTGAGAGCGCGCTCCCTTGACACGCCCCGGGCGCGCGCATAGATTATACTATTAAAGAGAGGTAATTTTATGAAAGGCGTAACACGCGGGGCCGGGGGCTTCATGTTTGCAGCGGCGGCGTTGATGACGGCGGCGCTGGTTGCCTGCGGGCCGGGCGAACGGCGCGGGGATATCAAGGTGTCCATGCTCGTGGGGGGCGCGGAACAGGGGGCGGCGGGCGGATGGACCGCACTCAAACTGAACGACGCCATATCCGCGGCCGCCAGGGTGCGCACGGGGGAGGACGCCATGATTGACCTCGCCATTTTCGAGCACGCGGGGCTCAGGCTCCTGGCGAAGAGCGAGGTCGACCTCACCGCGGTTACGGGTGACGATATTCACCTGAAATTCGACGACGGCAATATCCTCATGAAGGTAGGCAGGCTCGAGAAGGGCCGGCGGCTCAGGGTGGAAACGCCTACCGCGGTGGCATCCATTCGCGGCACCCAGTTCTGGGGACAGGTACGCAAGGAGGGAAAAGCGGGTACCTTCGCAGTCAGGGAGGGGAGCATCGAGATTACCATGAAGAAGACATCGAAGACGGTGACGCTCAAGGCCGGTGAGGCGCTGGACTATTCCGCCGATCAGGCGGTCCTGGAAACGCGCAGCGCGAAGGTCGCGGAGATCGAGGCGATGAGCCAGATCGACGGGATCAGGCTTCCCGCGAGCGTGAAATAAAAAGGAAGCTGTAGCTTCCTTTCCGGGGTAACGAGACGATATTGAGAATGTTGCGAGGGGATTAAATTTGTGCAGACATTTCAAAGGGTGTGGTATATCTCATCGGGTTGTGCAACTTCGAATGGAACCGCTTATTGTCCCATACGGGGAGTAAAACCCTCGACTTCAGTCGAAGACTTTAGTATGCTTGCGGGATGGAAAACTAGCGTAAGTTGAGTCATGCGGTATATGATATCAAGTATCATATAGTGTGGATAACGAAATACCGCTTGCCGGTCTTGAGGGGACCAATCGCGAATCGCGTCAGGGAATTGATACGCGAGATATGTCGGGCCAATGATGTCGAAATCATCAAAGGACATGTGTCGAGAGAACATGTGCATATATTTGTATCAGCGCCACCCGACATATCGGTGAGTAAACTCGTACAATTGATAAAGGGCAAGAGCGCATATAAGCTTTTAGCAGAGTATAAGGGGTTAAATCGGGAATTCTGGGGGCGTCATATGTGGGCTCGCGGATATTTCGTGGCGAGTTCAGGGCACATCACGGATGAAATGATTATGAAATATATTGAAGATCAAGGCAAAGAGCCCACAGATACCGACTTTAAAACTGATGATGATCTTTATAGCAAGTCACGATTAAATTAATACGTATCCGCACGATTTGCCCACTATTGAAGAGGTGGTAGCGCGGTATTGTAAGGATAGAAACCTGATCCCCAAATAAAGAGGGTCGGAATACCGAGAAAATTACCCTAATAGATCGCCTCAACAAGCAAAGCCTTGTTAGCAACGTGTCCCCAAAAAGGTGGAAGAGCACATCAAAGCAGTACTCGGGACATCCGGAACTGCCGATAAGACCTAGATCGCCACGGAAACAGCAACCAGTTCAGCCCGTTGCGATGGACAGGATGTCCAAGTGCCGGGCGCGCGACAGGAGGTCGCGTCTGCGCCCGGCTGTGAGCCGAGTCCAGCACAGCCGGCGAGGCGAGTTCGGGCGTCAGGCTGTCGCGCCGCCTGAGCGACCGCGCGAGAGAGAGCCACGAGAGAGAGAGAGGGGGCGGCCCCTCTCTCTCTCTCGTGAAAGCATCCCCTGCCAGGGGGATGGAAAACGCGCGGTGAAGCATTCCCCGCTACGCGTCCAACCCCCTCCCATTCTTCCTGAACAATTCCTTAATCTCTAAAAACTTCTCCATGGTGAGAATCCGATACGCGGTATCGCCCCGCTCGCGAAAATAAATCTCCATCCCGGGATTCCGCTCGATATTGAAATACTCCTTCTTATAAGGCCTCACCATGATCTTCTGCGTGTCGTTTACGGGAAATGAGCTGATAACGCGGATATAATCCGGCATCCACTTGGGGTCCATGCCTCCCTCCTTCTGCTGGAGCATGAGCCAGGAATGCACGGCGCCGGGATCGAACGCGTGGTCCTTCTTGAGCTGGACCGTGATCATGACGTGCTCGTCGGCGACGGGGCAGGGGACGCCGTAGGCGACGGCGATGTCGACGCCGGGGATGTTCTGCGCGAACTGCATCACGTTCTCCGCCGAAAAGTTCTCGCCGTCCTTCCGGATCCAGTCGTCGGTGCGGCCGTTGAAGAAAAGGTAGCGCTTCCCCCCGACGACGCGCACGTGGCCCAGGTCGCTGGAGTGGTAGATGCCCCCGCGAAACTTGCTGACCGTGGCGTCCTTGTTGCCGTAGTAGCCTTCAAACCGGAGGTTGTTCGTGCCCACCTTCCTGCATATTTCCCCCACGGCGGCGTCATAGTTTTCCAACCGGCCGTTCCGGTCGACCACGCCCGGCGGGCATTCGTTCCCCGCTTCGCCGATAATAACGACGTCCCCGGGGGCGCGTCCCACGCTCTCAAGGGGATCGCCCGGCCTGTTCGCGGTCGTGATGACGGCCTCGGTCGAGCCGTATATCTCGAAGATGTGCTCCATGCCCAGGTAGCGCGTCAGCTTCTCGCGGTCGGGTACCGATGCGCCATTCCCGTAGGCTGCGCGGAATTTATTCTTAGGATGCGCGGCAAGGGCCCGCACGATCGCGTCTCCGCCCCCGTATTTTTTCTCGAGGGCGTCAATGATGTAATGGAGCGGCTGTCCCACGTAGTTGAGAAACGTCACGCCGTGTTCCAGCATGTCGCTTTCAAAGGCGCTGGCGCTGAATCTCCTCTTGAGCACGAAACTCCCGCCCACGATAAGCTGCGGCAGGATGCCGATATACCAGGCGTTGGAATGAAACAGCGGCATAGAGATGTAGCCACGGTCCCTCTTCGTGAGCTTCACGGCGAACTGCACGACGAAGCCCGCGCCCACGAGCTTGATGTGCGTACAGGGGACGCCCTTGGGCATTCCCGTCGTGCCGGAGGTATAGATGACGATGAGGGGGCTAAAGTTGTCGACGCGGACCAGGTAGCACCGCGGCGCCTTCGCGCCGCGTTCTTCTATGGAGTGCTCCAGGCTCCTGAAACCGGTTTTCCCGGTATCCATGCCCGCGCCCGCGCACAGGACGTCGTCTTCGCCCATCACGGTCAGGTCCTTTATGATCTTCCGGACCTCTTCGGCGGAATTCTCATTGACGATTAAAAACGAAATCTTCGCCTGCTCGATAACCCTCGCCAGCGTCTCGCCCCGAAACCCCGTGTTGATCGCGAACAGGACCGCGTTTACAAGTCCCGCTGCCAGGGAGGCAAACAGGTATTCCGGCGTGTTCTCCATGTACACGCCCAGGGACAAACGTTCATTCTTTCCGAGCTTTCCCCCGTCCACGAGGAGTTTGCGCCGCAACAGGAAAAAATCCGCGTATTCCACGGACCGGGCGTAGACCTCCCGGTAGGTATATTCCCTGCCCTCGAAGATGAAGAACACCCGGTTCCCGCGCCACCACATCCACCGCAGCGTGAGCTTGATCATGGTCTGGAAGTTGACGAACCATAAAAAGCGGCGGATCGGTGATTTTAGACTCATATGTCAGTTATTGCCCGGTGATGGCGTGTGTCAATAATAAAATGTCCGCCGCGTTAGGGTCGGAAAGCCGGTTAGGGCAATTATTTGGTAACTATCCGGTCGATCATAGCTTGAAAAAAGAAAAAATTCGCTCACATTAATGGGTGCTCTCCCGTATAGATAATTATATTACTAATTGACGGTGATGAGATAATGACTTATAAGGAATTGCTGAGGGTTTTAGAAAATGACGGGTGGTATATTTCACGACAGCGAGGAAGCCATCGGCAATATAAACATCCGGTAAAAAAGGGATTGGTAACGATCGCTCATCATGGGATCACGGAAACAATAGGGCCTAAGATGCTGAAAAGCATATTGAAACAGGCACAGATAGCATTATAGTGAGGCGGATGATGTACAGATATATCGTAATAATTGAAAAAACCGGGGATGGGTATAGCGCATCGGTCCCGGCGCTGCCCGGATGCGTGGCAATGGCCGATACGCGGAATGAAACCGAGGAGCTCATATACCAGGCGATACTATTCCATATCGAGGGGATGAAAGAGGCAGGCCTGGAAATTCCCACCGAGACTAATGTGGAAGTGGAAACGATGGTATTTGCATAAAGGAATTGCCTGGCGGTTGTATGAAAGAAAACCATATCCCTCCCTTTACCATTTCCTCCGCGATCGTATCGCGTGTTGCTGCAATTTCCCAATTAGTAGGCCGCCTTTCGGTCCTGGATGATGTATCAGATAATCTGCGGTTGCGAAAAATCAACCGCGTACGAACGATACAGGGCTCTCTCGCGATAGAAGGCAATACCCTCAGCGAAGAGCAGGTCACCGCGATACTGGAAGGGAAAAGGGTAGTCGCGCTGCCTCGTGAAATTCAGGAAGTCCGCAATGCCATAAAAGCCTATGATATTTTCGAGAAATGGGATCCATGTTCGAAGGATGACCTGTTGTATGCGCACCGCGTCCTGATGACAGGGTTACTTGATCGTCCGGGAACATTTAGAATCGGCGGAGTCGGGGTGATGGCCGGAGAGGCGATTGTCCACATGGCCCCTCCCGCGAAACGTGTCCAGTCACTAATGGACTATCTAATTAGGTGGCTTCAAAAGACAGACCTGCATCCTTTGATTGCGAGTTCGGTCTTTCATTACGAGTTCGAGTTTATACATCCTTTTGAAGACGGTAACGGCAGAATGGGGCGGCTCTGGCAAACTTTGATTCTTTACAAATGGAACCCGTTGTTTGCCCATGTTCCTGTGGAGAATATAGTCCATAAGCATCAGGCCGATTACTACGAGGCTTTAAACAGCAGTACCAGAAACGGGGAATCTTCAGCATTTATTGAGTTCATGCTTGCGATGATACTGGACGCTCTCGGGCCATTGGTAACCCCCGAAGTCGCACCCCAAGTCACCCCCGAAGTCAAAAAAATGCTTCTGATTATGGATGGCGAATTGTCCCGAAAGCAGATTCAGGAAAAACTCGGATTAAAGGACGAAAAACATTTTCGCGAGAGTTATCAACAACCGGCGGTGGCCCAGGGTCTCATCGAAATGACTATTCCCGGAAAACCGAACAGCCGCCTCCAGAAATACAGAATCACCCCGAAGGGCATCGCATGCAGTAAAGAGAAGCAATAACGTTAAAGCCCGCCGTCACCTGGAAGATCCATAATGATGGCTACTTCACTGAAAACTGTATACGGCGCATGTTGAAAACCGATAAAACTGTTAACGTAATTTTTAATA from Spirochaetota bacterium carries:
- a CDS encoding glutamate-ammonia-ligase adenylyltransferase, which gives rise to MESRPSFDSLRSALSGIDPGFAEWYLGAFSDSYYSSFGEPEITRHCATLAGLSAGTPVFLDAREDSLGISMTVIGYDHPGVLSMITGVLSAMGFQTVSGRIFSSSRAAPLPSGRRVIIDRFRGALAGAIYSPLWIADVRRHVAGFFALLERGDDESAVRARRYVNELVADSLPSRLGAPEIFYPISVEMFPIQAPSTLMRVTGQDTPYFLYALTGALGLQGIEIEEVVIETSEGEATDEITFVDTAGGSVIGTRKQDEITFTTLLAKQFTYFLAAAPDPFEALVRFELLLADITGLPGREDWRALIADPRFMKDLAKLLGASTFLWEDVVRLQYETVLPLLGGGPDRAFACPLGQIDSRLAEVMDGRRDYAEKIAALNEFKDREIFLIDLDHLLNAGRDFRSFAEHLTELAEAVIRAAVGAAFRELAALYGDPRTVAGLEAQYAVMALGKMGGAALGYASDLELMIVYSDAGETNGGTPVPNTEYFERMVQMLVAAVRAKREGIFEIDLRLRPYGGDGPLAVSLDAFCRYYGLRGDARSWERLSLVRMRCIGGDRSFGARLERLRDEFIYGGGSIDIGEIHRLRERQFKELAGLRPNAKYTPGALADLEYAVQLLQVRFGWQNPALRTPRIHSALAGLARCGVLTADEGDEIGEAYDFLRRLINGLRMLRGNARDLFLPAPGSLEYGHVARRMGYGFADGLSAAQQLHVDFDTHTALVRAFITRHFGTEGLLISGEGTIADLVVAGSDSPGIDAVAVLARYGFQNSKRAMENLKRLSGRAGDRGRFTRLSVLAADFMRQSADPDMALNNWERFTEAIGDPAAHFRSMSSQPRKLELLAGIFAASQFLADILIGNPDFLDWTLDPNNLYRPLSKDALVRELSGGPGSRGIDDEWRARIRRVKRREILRIGTRDICLGMPLDDIVSDLSILADAFVEASVARSARLPGWALRSDYSVIALGKLGGAELNYSSDIDLLLVVDREGEAAEEAALMERLIDDLSRQTGDGYAYRVDIRLRPHGSAGPMASGIGALEEYYGRIASLWELQALIKARSVAGNERAGRAFVDRVRPIVAARRRGEEIAQSIARMRDLAELGQNRGLSHGFDVKNGIGGIRDIEFAVQGLQLAALWEYPELYQGNTRKALALLRDRGLISAGEAGQLDEGYTLLRSIEHCLQLFEDRQVHALPLDAAELSGLARRVSRGGESATVFLDRVEKCSRGIRDIYNRTLHRISEDRLGASI
- a CDS encoding P-II family nitrogen regulator, whose amino-acid sequence is MKYIIAIIRPHKLEDVLAELDKEEIYLKTVSEVLGCGRQKGITEVYRGVKEVGNLLRKVKIEVAVNEAYVERTVQAIKRGAREGEIGDGKIFILDLNDCIRIRTDERGGDAIG
- a CDS encoding ammonium transporter — translated: MDKIVSSDVVWVLIATALVMMMTPMLAFFYGGLVRKKNVLSVLMQCMAILCLISVQWVLFGYSISFGPDKGGFIGGLDWLGLAGVGLEPHDTYFNTVPHQLFMAFQMMFAVITPALIIGAFVERIKFSGFMLFTLLWATLVYDPLAHWVWAKDGWLASMGALDFAGGTVIHVNAGVAALVFILLLGKRHGGERHYAPHNLPFAVLGAGMLWFGWFGFNAGSAGSAGGLAVSAFVNTNTAAAAAGLTWMILDWTLNEVPTMLGVATGLVAGLVAVTPAAGYVTPLAALAIGGMAGVVCFFFVTKVKAKFGYDDSLDVFGVHGVGGIIGALATGLFATKSINAAGNDGLFYGNAHQLLVQFITTIVAVGYSAVMTFILYKVVDKLVGMRVEQRSENIGLDLTQHGETGYTLHE
- a CDS encoding iron dicitrate transport regulator FecR, coding for MKGVTRGAGGFMFAAAALMTAALVACGPGERRGDIKVSMLVGGAEQGAAGGWTALKLNDAISAAARVRTGEDAMIDLAIFEHAGLRLLAKSEVDLTAVTGDDIHLKFDDGNILMKVGRLEKGRRLRVETPTAVASIRGTQFWGQVRKEGKAGTFAVREGSIEITMKKTSKTVTLKAGEALDYSADQAVLETRSAKVAEIEAMSQIDGIRLPASVK
- a CDS encoding addiction module toxin, HicA family; its protein translation is MTYKELLRVLENDGWYISRQRGSHRQYKHPVKKGLVTIAHHGITETIGPKMLKSILKQAQIAL
- a CDS encoding type II toxin-antitoxin system HicB family antitoxin — translated: MMYRYIVIIEKTGDGYSASVPALPGCVAMADTRNETEELIYQAILFHIEGMKEAGLEIPTETNVEVETMVFA